The following proteins are encoded in a genomic region of Arachis ipaensis cultivar K30076 chromosome B02, Araip1.1, whole genome shotgun sequence:
- the LOC107626491 gene encoding cytokinin riboside 5'-monophosphate phosphoribohydrolase LOG3, whose protein sequence is MENNGEKRVSKFKRVCVFCGSSPGKKSTYQDAAIQLGNELVSRNIDLVYGGGSIGLMGLVSQAVHDGGRHVIGVIPKTLMPRELTGETVGEVKAVADMHQRKAEMAKHSDAFIALPGGYGTLEELLEVITWAQLGIHDKPVGLVNVDGYFNSLLSFIDKAVEEGFISPNARHIIVSAPTAKELVKKLEEYVPCHEGVASKLSWQMEQQLAYPQEYDMSR, encoded by the exons ATGGAGAATAATGGTGAGAAGAGGGTGTCAAAGTTCAAGAGGGTTTGTGTTTTCTGTGGTAGTAGCCCTGGCAAGAAGAGTACCTACCAAGATGCTGCCATTCAACTTGGCAATGAATTG GTTTCAAGGAACATTGATCTGGTTTATGGAGGTGGAAGCATTGGTCTAATGGGTTTGGTTTCACAAGCTGTTCATGATGGTGGAAGGCATGTTATTGG AGTTATTCCCAAGACGCTCATGCCTCGAGAG CTAACTGGTGAAACAGTGGGAGAAGTAAAGGCAGTAGCAGATATGCATCAAAGGAAAGCAGAGATGGCTAAGCATTCAGATGCTTTCATTGCCTTACCAG GTGGTTATGGGACTCTAGAGGAACTTCTTGAAGTCATAACATGGGCTCAACTTGGGATTCATGACAAACCA GTGGGGTTAGTAAATGTTGATGGATACTTTAATTCCTTGTTGTCATTCATTGACAAAGCTGTGGAAGAAGGGTTTATTAGTCCAAATGCTCGCCATATAATTGTatcagcaccaacagcaaaagaGCTTGTCAAGAAATTGGAG GAGTATGTTCCCTGTCATGAAGGTGTTGCTTCCAAGTTAAGCTGGCAGATGGAACAGCAACTTGCTTATCCTCAGGAGTATGACATGTCAAGGTAG